CCAGCGGTGCTCGCCCGCTGGAACCGCTGAAAAGATCGCAGCCTTCGGCAGCTCCTACAGGGAAACGCATTCCAATGTAGGAGCTGCCGAAGGCTGCGATCTTTTGATCTTTTCATCACCCATGAAAAAGCCCGCAGCGACGGCGGGCTCTTTCAGCAAGCAAGCGGCACGCCTCAGATAGGGCGGCTGCCGTACTTGTTGTCCGGCTTCTTGGGCGGATCGGCGACCACATTGGCCTCCACTTCCTGCACCTTGCCGCCGCGCGCAAGGAATTCTTCCATGGCCTTGGCCAGGGCGTCGCGCTCCTTGTTCTTGGCTTCGATGCTCGGCAATTCATCTACCGACACTGCAGCCTTGGCTTTGCCTTTGGCAGCCGGGGCCGGCGTATCGTCACCGCCATCGTCCTCGGCAACGTCTTCCGCTGCCGCTTCCAGGCCTTCCTCGGCCTCGTCTTCGTCGCCTACTTCGAGGTCGTCGTTTTCCAGATCATCGTCGCTCATGTTCTACCTCATGACTTGCCAAAAGCAGATTAGTTATAGACCAGCTTTGGCGACTGTCGAAGCCGCCGTTGAAAAATCTTCCACCGCTGTTGATCAGCGGCTCATGCCTCTTCACCGTGCAAGGTGGCGAGGACTTTTCGCGCACCGCCATGATCACGGTGCTCGCCCAGATAAACGCCTTGCCAGGTCCCGAGCGCCAAACGACCTGCCGCAACCGGCAGGCTGATCTGACAACCCAGCACGCTGGCCTTGAAGTGCGCCGGGAGGTCGTCCAGGCCTTCGTCGTTATGCTCATAGCCGTCTGTTCCTTGTGGGATCAGACGATTGAAAAATCGTTCGAAGTCGCGACGTACCGCCGGATCGGCGTTCTCGTTGATGGTCAACGACGCCGAGGTATGCTGCAGCCACAAATGCAACAGACCAACCCGGCACTTGCCGAGTTCAGGCAGGCCGGCGAGTAACTCGTCCGTTACCAGATGAAAGCCCCGGGGCCTTGCCCGCAGGGTTATCAGAGTCTGTTGCCACATACCGTTCTCCGCACGTTCGGGGCGCATTCTAGCGCGCTCTGGGAAAAAACAAAGGCCCTAATATTCGCTCAATGATGTAAGCGTTTGGCGGCAGAAAAACACTCGTCGTAAACACGACTAAAGGCGTACGAAAAATCCTTTCAGCTGCTCTCTCAATGACAAATCCCGGACAAAAAAATGCCCGGCGAACCGGGCAATTTTTTTCTTGCGCGTGCTTTACAGGTTGTAACCGCGCTCGTTGTGTTGTGCCAGATCGAGGCCAACCGACTCTTCTTCCTCGGTTACGCGCAGACCCATGACGGCGTCCAGTACCTTGAGGATGATGAACGTGACGATCGCGGTGTAGATCACCGTGAAGCCGACGCCTTTGATTTGAATCCAGACTTGCGCACCGATATCGGTGACGGTGCCGAAGCCGCCCAGCGCCGGCGCTGCGAAAACGCCGGTGAGGATCGCGCCGAGGATACCGCCGATGCCGTGCACGCCGAAGGCATCCAGGGAATCGTCATAACCGAGTTTGCGTTTCAGGGTGGTAGCGCAGAAGAAGCACACCACACCGGCAGCCAGGCCGATCACCAGTGCGCCCATCGGGCCAACGGTGCCAGCGGCCGGAGTGATCGCCACCAGACCGGCGACCACACCCGAAGCGATACCCAGTGCGCTTGGCTTGCCATGGGTGACCCACTCGGCAAACATCCAGCCCAGTGCGGCAGCGGCAGTTGCAATCTGAGTCACCAGCATCGCCATGCCGGCGGTGCCGTTGGCGGCGGCAGCGGAACCAGCGTTGAAGCCGAACCAGCCGACCCACAGCATCGCCGCGCCCATCAGTGTGTAACCGAGGTTGTGCGGTGCCATCGGCGTGGTCGGGAAGCCTTTGCGCTTGCCCAACACCAGGCATGCCACCAGACCGGCGATACCGGCGTTGATGTGCACCACGGTGCCGCCCGCGAAGTCGAGCACGCCCCAATCCCACATCAGGCCGCCGTTGCCGGACCAGACCATGTGTGCGATCGGTGCATAAACCAGAGTGAACCAGACGCCCATGAAGATCAGCATTGCGGAGAATTTCATCCGCTCGGCGAACGCACCGACGATCAGCGCCGGAGTGATGATCGCGAAAGTCATCTGGAAGGTGATGAACACCGCCTCAGGGAACAGCGCAGCCGGGCCGGTAATGCTCGAAGGCGTGACACCGGCGAGGAACGCCTTGCCCATGCCACCGAAGAACGAATTGAAGTTGACGACGCCCTGCTCCATGCCGGTGGTGTCGAACGCAATGCTGTAGCCATAAATGACCCACAGGATGCTGATCAGACCGGTAATGGCGAAGCACTGCATCAGTACGGAAAGAATGTTTTTCGAGCGAACCATGCCGCCGTAGAACAGCGCCAGGCCAGGAATGGTCATGAACAGCACGAGGGCTGTCGAGGTGAGCATCCAGGCAGTGTCGCCGGAATTGAGGACTGGGGCCGCCACTTCGTCTGCCGCCATAGCAAGGCTGGGCATTACGATGGACAACAGGGCTCCTAGCCCTGCGAATTTACGCAGAGTCATATTGTTTTCTCCTGGGGCGTTGGGGTTTGTGGCGGCGGTTTTAAATCGCGTCGGTATCGGTTTCGCCGGTACGGATGCGGATCGCCTGTTCCAAATTGACCACGAAGATCTTGCCGTCACCGATCTTGCCGGTGTTGGCCGCCTTGGTTATCGCTTCGATAACCCGA
This window of the Pseudomonas fluorescens genome carries:
- a CDS encoding ammonium transporter codes for the protein MTLRKFAGLGALLSIVMPSLAMAADEVAAPVLNSGDTAWMLTSTALVLFMTIPGLALFYGGMVRSKNILSVLMQCFAITGLISILWVIYGYSIAFDTTGMEQGVVNFNSFFGGMGKAFLAGVTPSSITGPAALFPEAVFITFQMTFAIITPALIVGAFAERMKFSAMLIFMGVWFTLVYAPIAHMVWSGNGGLMWDWGVLDFAGGTVVHINAGIAGLVACLVLGKRKGFPTTPMAPHNLGYTLMGAAMLWVGWFGFNAGSAAAANGTAGMAMLVTQIATAAAALGWMFAEWVTHGKPSALGIASGVVAGLVAITPAAGTVGPMGALVIGLAAGVVCFFCATTLKRKLGYDDSLDAFGVHGIGGILGAILTGVFAAPALGGFGTVTDIGAQVWIQIKGVGFTVIYTAIVTFIILKVLDAVMGLRVTEEEESVGLDLAQHNERGYNL
- the sutA gene encoding transcriptional regulator SutA, with protein sequence MSDDDLENDDLEVGDEDEAEEGLEAAAEDVAEDDGGDDTPAPAAKGKAKAAVSVDELPSIEAKNKERDALAKAMEEFLARGGKVQEVEANVVADPPKKPDNKYGSRPI
- a CDS encoding secondary thiamine-phosphate synthase enzyme YjbQ gives rise to the protein MWQQTLITLRARPRGFHLVTDELLAGLPELGKCRVGLLHLWLQHTSASLTINENADPAVRRDFERFFNRLIPQGTDGYEHNDEGLDDLPAHFKASVLGCQISLPVAAGRLALGTWQGVYLGEHRDHGGARKVLATLHGEEA